The sequence CTGAAGCTCAGATGAAGGATACTGTCGGAAAATTCAAAAAAGTTCTAACTGATAACGGTGCAGAAATCGTTAATGAAGAGAACTGGGGATTGCGCAAACTTGCCTACCCTATACAGCATAAAACCACAGGGTTTTATCACTTATTTGAATTCCGATCAGAACCTGAATTAATTGCTAAGCTAGAGACAGAATACAGGAGAGAAGAAGCAGTGATGAGATTTCTCACCACCGTATTAGACAAGCACGCAGTTGTATACAACGAGCGTAGAAAAAAAGGCGAATTCAATAAGAAGAAAGAAACTAAGAAGGAGGCAGCAGCAAAATGACATTACAGAACGAACCAATAAACAGAGAGCAGAAAAAGGATAAGTACTGCCGATTCAAAAAGAACGGCATCAAGTACATTGATTATAAAGATCCTGATTTCTTGCTAAAGTTTGTAAACGAGCAAGGAAAGCTCCTTCCTCGAAGACTTACAGGTACCAGTTTAAAGTATCAAAGAAAAGTGTCTCAGGCGGTCAAAAGATCGAGACACCTTGCATTGATGCCATATGTTGGAGATTCCCTTAAATAAGTACTAATATGGAAGTAATACTAAGAGAAGACATACAAGGACTTGGATACAAAAACGATACCGTTGCTGTAAAGCCAGGTTATGGCAGAAATTTTCTAATCCCTAGAGGCATGGCTATAATTGCTAGTGACTCTAATAAGAAAATGATAGGCGAGAACATTCGTCAGGCATCTCACAAAGCTGAAAAAGCTAAGAAAGATGCTGAAGAGACTGCAAAGAAAATTGGCGAATTGACAATAGAAATCAAGACTAAAGCTGGTGAAAGTGGTAAGATCTTCGGAGCTATCACTCCTATTCAGGTAGCTGAAGCATTAGCTGCTCAAGGTCACGATGTTGATAGAAAAAGAATTTCTTTTGAGCAGAAAATCAAAGAGGTTGGTGAATACACTGCATTTCTTGACCTGCACAAAGAGGTACACCACCCTGTTCAAATAAAGGTGATAGCTGAATAAACGAATTCAATTCTTAGATATATAAAACCCTGTTTCCATCGATTGATGGAAACAGGGTTTTTTTATGTGATCAGATGGATATTCATCTAACTTTGATAGAAAGTAATTACCTGTGTTTAAACTGGATTTTAATATTCCTGAGTCTTCCAATAAGATCAACTTAAAGCAACCTATTTTATTAATAGGCTCTTGCTTTTCGGATGATATTGGGCATAAACTAAGTTCCTGTAAGTTTGATAGTCTTTCCAATCCATTTGGTACAATCTATAACCCATTTTCAATTTTCAAGCTTCTATCAAATGGGGCTGCTTCCGACAACATTATTGAAAATCAAGGAGTACATTATCACTGGGATGCTCATGGAGTGATATCCTGCTTAGATCAACAAAAAACTATCAATCTTTTCAACGAAAAGAAGAATCATACTCAAACTTTTCTGGCCAAAGCAAAATGGCTTATTGTCACTTTAGGAACTTCTATGGTGTATGAATTGACGAATGGAGAAATAGTAGCCAACTGTCATAAAGTCGCTTCTTCCCACTTCAAAAAAAGATTTCTAAGCCAGGAGGAAATTATAAAGCAATTTTCTCTCCTCCACTCCTATTTATCCGAACTTAACTCAGAGCTTAATATCATTTTTACTGTTAGCCCTGTCCGCCATATTAGAGATGGACTTATCGATAATAATCGAAGTAAAGCTATCTTGATTGATGCCATTCATACAATTTCCGAAGAGTATGAAAACACGTGTTATTTCCCATCATTTGAAATCGTATTGGATGAGCTGAGAGATTATCGGTACTATGCTACTGATAGGATTCACCCATCAAGTGAGGCTATTGATTATGTTTGGGAGAGGTTTAGAGCAAGCTACTTTGATTCTGAAACGGAGACTATACTCAAAGATTGGGATAAACTAAGAACAGCTATCAATCATAAACCTTTTCATCTGGCGTCCGCTTCGCATCAAAAATTCCTCAAAAATACTTTAGAAAAACTGGAGCAAATGAATGAAAAAATTGATGTAAGTGTTGAAATTGAGCAATTGAGAAATCAACTACAATGAGGCTATTCTTTTTAATCATGATAATCACCTTTTCCTGTCAGTCCAAAAATCAAACTGAGATGCACGAATACACCAATGACCTCATCAACTCAACAAGTCCCTATTTACTTCAGCATGCGCACAACCCAGTAAATTGGCAAGAATGGAGCTCCGAAGTACTGGAGAAAGCAAAAAAAGAGGACAAGCCTATTCTTGTGAGTATTGGCTACTCCAGCTGTCATTGGTGTCATGTGATGGAAAAAGAATCTTTTGAAGATACTGCTGTATCGAAAATAATGAATGAATATTTTATCAATATTAAAGTTGATAGAGAAGAACGTCCAGATGTAGATCAGGTATACATGGATGCCGTACAAGCGATGGGCCTCCAAGGTGGCTGGCCACTGAATGTATTTCTAACTCCAGATCAAAAACCATTTTATGGCGGCACGTATTTTCCAAAAGAAGGATGGGTTAATCTCTTGAATAGCATCAACGAAGCATTTAAAAATAATAGGGAGAAGATCAATGAATCGGCTGAAGCTTTTACTCAGAATCTTCAAGCCAAAGAGTCTGAAAAGTATAAACTAGAAGGAACTGACTATAGACTGTCTCAAGATGAAATCAACATTACTTATCAAAATCTGGAAAAGAAGTTTGACACAGTAGATGGAGGCATTAAAAAATCACCAAAGTTTCCTATGCCTTCTGTTTGGCAGTTTCTAGCAACCTATGCTCATCAAACCAAAAATGAAAAAGCATTGGCACATCTCGAATTTACGTTAGAAAAAATAGCTGATGGAGGCATTTATGATCACGTTGGAGGTGGTTTCGCTCGCTACAGTACAGATGAAGAGTGGCATATACCTCATTTTGAGAAGATGCTTTATGACAATGGACAATTGCTTAGTTTGTATGCTAATGGTTTCAAGATATCACAAAACTCAAAATTCAAAACAACTATACTAGAAACTGTTGAATGGTTGAGACGAGAAATGCTAGATGAATCAGGAGGGTTTTATTCAGCCCTAGATGCAGATAGTGAAGGGGAAGAAGGTAAATTCTATGTTTGGTCGGATGATGAAATCCAAAAGCTCGCTGGGGCAGATACGAACTTGATCAGAGCCTATTATGATGTTAAGCCCAATGGAAACTGGGAAGGCAAGAATGCTCTAAGAGTTGTTGCTAATGAAGAAACATTATCACAAAAGTTGGGGCTATCTCGAGAGGAGTTTAATGCGAAAATCAAAACGTTTAAGCAAATAGCGCTAACAGAAAGAGAAACAAGAGTTAGACCTGGTTTAGATAATAAAATAATTGCTGGATGGAATGGTTTGGTTTTGTCAGGTCTCTCCGAATCATACCAAGCTTTACAAGATTCTTCTATTCTTGAGCTGGCAAATCAGAATGCTGTATTCCTTAAAAGCCTTATTCGTGATGGGCAACTATTCCGATTCCCAAATAAAGATTTAGAAGGGTTTATGGAGGACTATGCTGCAGTCATTCAGAGTTTTATTAAATACTATGAAACGACATTGGATCGTTCATACCTTGAATTAGCACAAACATTGACCATACGAGTAGAAGAAGTCTTTTATGATCCAGATGAAAATCTTTATTATTTCAGTAGCGATGAAAGTGCCAGTCTAATTGCTCGCAAAAAAGAATTCTTTGACAATGTAATACCATCATCCAACTCATTGATGGCATGGAACCTTACACATTTAGGAACGCATCTTTACGATGATGAAATGGCTCAAAAAGGTCAATCTATTTTAGCACAAGTTAGAGAACTAATAATCCAAGAACCAGAGTATATGAGTAACTGGGGAATGCTTGCATTGGAATTGGCAGACACCTTTGCTGAGGTGATTATCATTGGCCCAAAAGCAAAAGAATTCACTAATGCGCTGAATCAACAATTCATTCCCAATAAGATCATTTCTGCTACAATAGAAGAGTCCGATAAGCCCCCATTCAAATTTAAGACTGCACTAAATGGTGAAACTACCATATATGTTTGCTTCAACAAATCATGCAAGCGACCCGTAACAACTGTTGATGCAGCTATTAAGCAAATGTTGAATAATTGACTCTGCATTTATAGAAAACTATAGCTTCGAATCACTTTGAGTGAAGTAAATCCATATTGCGAAATTATCCTACCTCTGCCCCTTGATGGGACTTTTACTTATCGGATTCCTAAAAAATTTCAGAACATAATTTTCCCTGGATCCAGAGTGGTCATTTCGTTCGGCAAGAAGAAAATCTACACCGGGATCGTTTTATCCACCCACTCCAATACCTCAACGGACTACCAACCAAAAGAATTGCTTGATGTACTCGACGATCATGCCATTGCTAATGAACATCAGCTTAAATTTTTTCAATGGATGGCTCGTTATTACATGTGTTATTTGGGCGAAGTTTCTAACGCAGCACTCCCTGCAGCACTAAAATTATCTAGTGAATCTTTTGTTGGACTGAATCCAGAAATCAATCCTGATGATATTGATGTTAATGATCGAGAATGGGAGCTACTACGCACATTAAGGACCAATGACTTAACGATGAAAGATGTTGGTGATTTTTTAGGGTTAAAACAACCTCAACGAATTCTCAAACAACTTTCAGAAAAAGGATATATCGACCTATTTGAGAAGGTTAAAGACAAATATCAACCTAAAAAAGTCAAGCGTGTTAGGATAGCAGATGCCTACTTAGAAGAAGGGATGTTGGAAGAGCTCTTGAATGAACTTGAAGCTAAAAGCAAACAGCAGGAAGTACTTCTCTCCTACCTTCGGGATGTTCCGGTATTAGACAATTCTGCTGCAAATGAGAGAGGTGTTCTCAAATCAAAATTGCTGGCGGAGGATGTAAGCCCGTCTTCACTCAAAACACTTATTAAAAATGAGGTTCTGAAAGAATGGGAAGAGATTGTCTCTAGGCTGCCATCTGAACAACTAACGACTCATGTTGAAATTAAACTAAGTCAGATTCAAGAATCTTGTAGACGAGAGATCATTGAGTCCTTTAAAGATCATAGTACGGTTCTACTTCATGGAGTTACTGGTAGCGGGAAAACTGAAATCTACATTGAGCTAATCAAAGAGCAAATTGCTGCTGGAAATCAAGTGCTCTATCTTCTACCGGAGATCGCACTTACCACACAAATCATTGCTCGATTGCACCGAATCTTCGGTGATTCATTTGGTGTTTATCACTCCCGATACTCTGATAATGAACGAGTAGAAGTATGGCAAAAAGTTTTGAGCAATGATTACCAGTTTGTTGTTGGGGTACGAAGTGCCGTTTTCCTTCCATTTTCTAATCTTGGTTTGATTATCGTAGATGAGGAACATGAACCTTCATATAAGCAATTTGAACCCGCTCCACGATATCACGCACGTGATTCAGCTATTTACCTTTCCACCATACATGATTCACATGTACTCCTAGGTACAGCTACTCCCGCTCTCGAAACCTATCAAAATGCCTTAGACAACAAATATGGATTGGTTGAATTGAACTCCAGATATGGAGAAGCCTATCACCCTACGATGGAGTTTGCCAATGTGAACAGGGAGCGAAAGCAACGAAAGTTAAAAGGTAACTTCACATCCATTCTCGTTGATGAGATTGAACAAGCATTGGAGAAAAAGGAACAAGTGATCCTCTTTCAAAATAGAAGAGGTTATGCTTCGTATATCACCTGTGATAATTGTAGTACTATACCCAAATGTCCCAATTGTGCTGTAAGCCTCACCTATCATCAGTTCAACAACAAGCTGGTGTGTCACTACTGCGGCTACAATCAGAGCATGTATAGTGATTGTCTACATTGTGGTAGCAAAGAGCTTAGAAATGTGGGTTTCGGAACAGAAGAGCTTGAAGAAGAAATCAAGATCTTGTTTCCTCAAGCCATTGTACAGCGAATGGATCTGGATACCACGAGGAGCAAATATGGTTATCAGAGAATCATTAAAGAGTTTGAAGAAGGAAATATTGATATCCTCGTTGGTACACAAATGGTGAGCAAGGGCTTGGATTTTGATCGAGTCAATTTGGTTGGCATATTTGATACGGATCGAATGATTCATTTTCCTGATTTCAGATCACATGAACGAGCGTACCACTTAATTACTCAAGTTAGCGGACGTGCCGGGCGCAAGTCTAAAAACGGAAAAGTAATTGTTCAAACCAACGACCCAGATCAAGATCTACTGCAAAAAGCAAGAAATGATAACTACAAATCCTTTTTCCAGTGGGAAATTATGGAGCGTGAACACTTCTACTACCCCCCCTTTACGCGATTAATTAACATCACTTTCAAGCATAGAGAAAAAGGCATTTCTTTTCAAGCTGCTAATTATTTTGCCGCTGATATTAGGAAGAACTTAGGAAATCAACGAATGATTGGTCCCGTAGAACCTATCATTGGAAAAATTAGAAACATGTACTTACATGAAATCACATTGAAAATTGAAAAACAAGGCATTAACTTGCCGGCGGTTAAAGAATACCTTAAGTCTGTTGAACAAATGATGAAACAGATGCCTGCATTTAAAAGTATTGGCTTGGTATTTGACGTGGATCCGATATAGTAACACAGCGAGTGAAAAACATCTTAAGCATTTTTGTTCTCTTTATTCTCATTATTTCATGTGACCCATGTGATGATTGTGATTCGGTAACTTTTGAGCCAACTGTTTCATTCATCTTTATCAATCAGGACAGTATCGAAGCGATAAATGATAGTCTTTCTGTTATTGCTGAAATAGATTCTAGCCTTTCTACCAATATTGATTCTTTGATTCTACTAAAAGATAGCCTGCAAATACTAGAAGACTCCATTGCCAATGGAGGAATGCTTGACCAACAAAAAATAGATATAGAAACCCTCATTGGGTCACGACAAGCTGACTCCCTCCTATTTGCGATGAAGAATGCTGGAACGGACACCATTATTCCAATATTAAATAGCACTGTAGCATCCATTAATTCAGGGCTGATTTTGGTCAGTGAAATAGCTATTCCGGGGACGGGTTATTCTGAGGTATATGAAGATAGTGCTCTCGTTTGGAGCATCCCACTATCTTTTGATAACGCGTTTGCAGAATATAATGTGACTATAGATGGTTTTACTGAAACGATAGAATTGCTCTATGACAATGTGCAAACGGTAGACGAGCAGCGAAATGTTTTAATTCGTGCAGAAAACATTGAAGTTATTAATAAAACATATTTAGAAATTGACTCAGTCAAATCAAATTGTACTGAAAACTGTGTAGATGGCGAAGCAACGTTTACTTTTTATTTTTAGTCTGATCCTTGGGATACAGGTCTATTCGCAAGAGGCAGCTGATACCGTTCAGGCGCCCCCGCGGTTTGTGCAGCCATCAATTTATATTGATTATGGTAAACTACTCACCATTCCAAGCGCTTTTGAAACAAAGTATGAAGGTGGATTAGAACTAAATTTCTATGATAAATTCCCATTAATCATAGAGATTGGTCAAGCCACATTAACACCGGAAGGAGCTTACTCAAATGGTACATATGAAAGTGAGGGCATCTATTATCGTGTTGGATTTGGATATATAAACCAATTTCTTCCCAAGAACAAAATTGGATTTTCATTTAGATATGCTTCCTCTACATTTAACGAGAATGGCCGAATTTTCATTGAAAGCCCAAGTGGTGCTCAAGAGACATTCGTTCAGAACATTCGAAGAGAAAACCTGAGTGCTACATGGTATGAGATGGTGGTCTATTCAGATCGCAGACTCACAGATCTTTTTAGCATTGGATTAAACCTTCGATTAAAGGTTTTAGCAGATTATGATGAACAAGATCCAGTAGATGTCTATGCGATTCCAGGATATGGAAGGTCATTTGAAAACACGGTTCCAGCTATGAATTTCTTTTTGAAGGTGACCTTCTAAATCTCAAACTCATACGAATTTCCTATAGGTAGAAATTTCTCTTTGGCTATTTCCACATTGTGCTTATCATAAGAGATCACCTGATTTGTATTTACGATAAATGATTTGTGGATTCGCACGAAATAATCAGGTAATTCATTGTTGGCATTTTTCAAACTATTGTATCCAATAATCTTGGTTCCATTTCTTAAGTAATAGGTGACATAATTACCTAGTCCTTCTAAATATAAAATATCGGATGGATGGATTCGATAGAAACGCTTATCCGATTTTACTTCTATTTTTTCATCATGAATGGGTTGATTGATCGATCTCTCCTCTAAATAGAGAAAGAGAATTTTCAATGCTAATAAAAATAAAGCGGTAGAATTGATCAATATAAAAGCACGAAGAACAGCGGCCGGATCAAGTATATTAATTAGATCGAAATTTGTTTGTTGTTCATAAAAGAAGTGAATAAAGAATCGCTGGAGTATACTACCAAACAATAACAACCCTGAATAACTAACCAGAAATAAAGCAAATTTTTTCTTTAGCAAATATCTTGGCAGCAAGTAGTAAAGTGAGGCATACACCACTCCTATCCGAATGGGTAGCAAGACAAATTCCAGAAAGTAAGAAGATGAATAATTTCCATCTCTCGTCCATATAAAGCCGAATAATAAAAAATATCCTAGCCAAAAGGAAATGTGTGTCAGTATGCGCGAATTGAAGAGATAGGTCATTGTTAAGTCCTGAAAACACCGCAGTTTAAATAAAAAAGTGCAGTGATGGTATAACAAATCAAACCAAAAAAAATAAAGAGCATAGCATTGAGAAACTCAAAACTCAAAAACACATGAAATTTATTTTTTCAATCACGTTAATCATCATTTCTTTCCAATCTCTTCCCGGGCAGAGTCTAGGCAGAAGAGCCTCTTGGGAAGCTAATATCGGATGGCCTAACGGCATAAACCCAGGGGCGATGATCAACAGCATACAAAAAGGTTCTGTATTTGAAAAGACAGGAGTAAAAGCTGGCGACCTAATCATACAGGTAAATGACAGGAAAATTCTTAATCAGGAAGACTGGAGTCATGTAACGTACAGTATCAGAGCCCATGATAAAACGATCATACACCTTAAACGTGGAAATGGTTGGATCAAAAAGGAAATAATCTTAAAACCACTTGAGCAGGAAAAACATGAAGGGATCAATACTTTTTATGAAAGTGTGGTCAGTGATTACGGAATACGTCAGCGCACAATCATTACTACACCGAATTCCGACCGAAAGCTGCCAGCTATATTCCTCATTCAGGGACTAAGCTGTTCTACAATAGAACAGTACTCAGGTAGGTCCAATAACTGGGTTAAGCTAATCAACGATTTAGTAGAAAAATCTGGTATGGTAGTCATGCGTGTTGATAAACCCGGCGTTGGTGATAGTGAGGGCGATTGCGGGTGCACAGATTTCAAAACAGAACTGAGCGGATATGAAGCTGCCATTAAAAGCCTAAAGTCTAAAACATATGTAGACACAACACGAATTGTCGTCTATGGAAACAGCATGGGAAGCGCTTTAGCCCCCTATTTTGCAAATACCTTCAATCTGGCAGGATCTATCTCTGATGGCACTTTTTACAAAACCTGGTACGAACATATGCTTGAGATCGAACGCAGAATTCTCGCTATTGAAGGAGACTCGGAAACGACGATTGTTGAGAAAATGAATAAATATTATATCCCTTTATATCATGAAATGTTAATCAAGAAAAAAAGTTTTGAAGATATTCTGGATGAGCAGCCTGCTTTAAAAGAACACCATCGACAAGGACTTAATCACATGTACGGTCGATCAATGGAATACTATCATCAAGTTCAAGATTTCAATTTTGCACAGGAGTGGGAAGAAATCAAAGTGCCAGTTAGAATTAGATGGGGTACCAATGATTGGATTATGTCCGAGTTTGACAATGAAATGATCATGGATGTCTTGGAAAGAAAAGGGCACAAAGATCATGAATTATATAAGTATCCTAACTTAGACCATTGGTCTACGATACACCCATCCTATTCGGAGAGTTTCAATTTTAAGCCTGGAAAATGGGAAGATTATATCAGTCTACAAATCATAGATTGGGCTAAAGAAATAGTCGACAAAAAATGATGAAAATTGAGTTGCTTCCTTTCTTTTATAGGAAGAGAAGTAGCTTTTTTTCTGTTCTAGCTTAGCTTAAATTTTTCTAAATTTTCTTTGAGCTTAGCAGCAATACTTGTTAGCTGTTTCGATTTTTCTTGATAATTATCCATACCACTAGCTAATTCCACAGCAGAACTAGCTACCTCCTCTGTGCCTGCAGCAGTCTCTTCAGCCACGACTACAATATTTTCAGTGATACCCACCACGTTATGGATATCCTCTAATTGCCCTTTGGTAACACTAGCTATTTCTTCTGACAATTGAAGTGTTTTTTGCGTTGAATCAGTTATGTCTTTAAATAAACCAGATGCTTCTTTTGAAATATCCGCTCCTGATTTCACACTTGTACTCATTTGATCAATAGTCTTAGCAGCCTCTTCAGTATCGTTTTGTACATCTGATACTAGTTGCTCAATTTTGATTGCAGACTTTCTAGAATCTTCTGCTAGTTTTCTTATCTCCTCAGCGACTACCGCAAAGCCTCTTCCCGCATCTCCAGCCTGAGCAGCCTCAATAGCAGCGTTCAATGCTAGGAGGTTTGTTTGCGAAGCAATTTCTGTGATTACATTCAATACTTGACTAATCTCACTCGATCGTCCTTTCAGAATCTCAATAGAATCGTTCGTTTTGTTAGAGCATTGAAAAATTGTATCAATGCTTCCAACTATTTCTTCCAACATCTTTTTACCCTTAACACTATTATCAAAACCGAGAGCAGCCGCATCATTAATTGAAATAGCTCTTTCTTTCATG is a genomic window of Marinobacter alexandrii containing:
- a CDS encoding GSCFA domain-containing protein; amino-acid sequence: MFKLDFNIPESSNKINLKQPILLIGSCFSDDIGHKLSSCKFDSLSNPFGTIYNPFSIFKLLSNGAASDNIIENQGVHYHWDAHGVISCLDQQKTINLFNEKKNHTQTFLAKAKWLIVTLGTSMVYELTNGEIVANCHKVASSHFKKRFLSQEEIIKQFSLLHSYLSELNSELNIIFTVSPVRHIRDGLIDNNRSKAILIDAIHTISEEYENTCYFPSFEIVLDELRDYRYYATDRIHPSSEAIDYVWERFRASYFDSETETILKDWDKLRTAINHKPFHLASASHQKFLKNTLEKLEQMNEKIDVSVEIEQLRNQLQ
- a CDS encoding alpha/beta hydrolase, whose product is MKFIFSITLIIISFQSLPGQSLGRRASWEANIGWPNGINPGAMINSIQKGSVFEKTGVKAGDLIIQVNDRKILNQEDWSHVTYSIRAHDKTIIHLKRGNGWIKKEIILKPLEQEKHEGINTFYESVVSDYGIRQRTIITTPNSDRKLPAIFLIQGLSCSTIEQYSGRSNNWVKLINDLVEKSGMVVMRVDKPGVGDSEGDCGCTDFKTELSGYEAAIKSLKSKTYVDTTRIVVYGNSMGSALAPYFANTFNLAGSISDGTFYKTWYEHMLEIERRILAIEGDSETTIVEKMNKYYIPLYHEMLIKKKSFEDILDEQPALKEHHRQGLNHMYGRSMEYYHQVQDFNFAQEWEEIKVPVRIRWGTNDWIMSEFDNEMIMDVLERKGHKDHELYKYPNLDHWSTIHPSYSESFNFKPGKWEDYISLQIIDWAKEIVDKK
- a CDS encoding LytTR family DNA-binding domain-containing protein, translated to MTYLFNSRILTHISFWLGYFLLFGFIWTRDGNYSSSYFLEFVLLPIRIGVVYASLYYLLPRYLLKKKFALFLVSYSGLLLFGSILQRFFIHFFYEQQTNFDLINILDPAAVLRAFILINSTALFLLALKILFLYLEERSINQPIHDEKIEVKSDKRFYRIHPSDILYLEGLGNYVTYYLRNGTKIIGYNSLKNANNELPDYFVRIHKSFIVNTNQVISYDKHNVEIAKEKFLPIGNSYEFEI
- the rplI gene encoding 50S ribosomal protein L9 produces the protein MEVILREDIQGLGYKNDTVAVKPGYGRNFLIPRGMAIIASDSNKKMIGENIRQASHKAEKAKKDAEETAKKIGELTIEIKTKAGESGKIFGAITPIQVAEALAAQGHDVDRKRISFEQKIKEVGEYTAFLDLHKEVHHPVQIKVIAE
- the rpsR gene encoding 30S ribosomal protein S18; protein product: MTLQNEPINREQKKDKYCRFKKNGIKYIDYKDPDFLLKFVNEQGKLLPRRLTGTSLKYQRKVSQAVKRSRHLALMPYVGDSLK
- the priA gene encoding primosomal protein N', coding for MSEVNPYCEIILPLPLDGTFTYRIPKKFQNIIFPGSRVVISFGKKKIYTGIVLSTHSNTSTDYQPKELLDVLDDHAIANEHQLKFFQWMARYYMCYLGEVSNAALPAALKLSSESFVGLNPEINPDDIDVNDREWELLRTLRTNDLTMKDVGDFLGLKQPQRILKQLSEKGYIDLFEKVKDKYQPKKVKRVRIADAYLEEGMLEELLNELEAKSKQQEVLLSYLRDVPVLDNSAANERGVLKSKLLAEDVSPSSLKTLIKNEVLKEWEEIVSRLPSEQLTTHVEIKLSQIQESCRREIIESFKDHSTVLLHGVTGSGKTEIYIELIKEQIAAGNQVLYLLPEIALTTQIIARLHRIFGDSFGVYHSRYSDNERVEVWQKVLSNDYQFVVGVRSAVFLPFSNLGLIIVDEEHEPSYKQFEPAPRYHARDSAIYLSTIHDSHVLLGTATPALETYQNALDNKYGLVELNSRYGEAYHPTMEFANVNRERKQRKLKGNFTSILVDEIEQALEKKEQVILFQNRRGYASYITCDNCSTIPKCPNCAVSLTYHQFNNKLVCHYCGYNQSMYSDCLHCGSKELRNVGFGTEELEEEIKILFPQAIVQRMDLDTTRSKYGYQRIIKEFEEGNIDILVGTQMVSKGLDFDRVNLVGIFDTDRMIHFPDFRSHERAYHLITQVSGRAGRKSKNGKVIVQTNDPDQDLLQKARNDNYKSFFQWEIMEREHFYYPPFTRLINITFKHREKGISFQAANYFAADIRKNLGNQRMIGPVEPIIGKIRNMYLHEITLKIEKQGINLPAVKEYLKSVEQMMKQMPAFKSIGLVFDVDPI
- the rpsF gene encoding 30S ribosomal protein S6 gives rise to the protein MTKNYETVFILTPVLSEAQMKDTVGKFKKVLTDNGAEIVNEENWGLRKLAYPIQHKTTGFYHLFEFRSEPELIAKLETEYRREEAVMRFLTTVLDKHAVVYNERRKKGEFNKKKETKKEAAAK
- a CDS encoding thioredoxin domain-containing protein — translated: MHEYTNDLINSTSPYLLQHAHNPVNWQEWSSEVLEKAKKEDKPILVSIGYSSCHWCHVMEKESFEDTAVSKIMNEYFINIKVDREERPDVDQVYMDAVQAMGLQGGWPLNVFLTPDQKPFYGGTYFPKEGWVNLLNSINEAFKNNREKINESAEAFTQNLQAKESEKYKLEGTDYRLSQDEINITYQNLEKKFDTVDGGIKKSPKFPMPSVWQFLATYAHQTKNEKALAHLEFTLEKIADGGIYDHVGGGFARYSTDEEWHIPHFEKMLYDNGQLLSLYANGFKISQNSKFKTTILETVEWLRREMLDESGGFYSALDADSEGEEGKFYVWSDDEIQKLAGADTNLIRAYYDVKPNGNWEGKNALRVVANEETLSQKLGLSREEFNAKIKTFKQIALTERETRVRPGLDNKIIAGWNGLVLSGLSESYQALQDSSILELANQNAVFLKSLIRDGQLFRFPNKDLEGFMEDYAAVIQSFIKYYETTLDRSYLELAQTLTIRVEEVFYDPDENLYYFSSDESASLIARKKEFFDNVIPSSNSLMAWNLTHLGTHLYDDEMAQKGQSILAQVRELIIQEPEYMSNWGMLALELADTFAEVIIIGPKAKEFTNALNQQFIPNKIISATIEESDKPPFKFKTALNGETTIYVCFNKSCKRPVTTVDAAIKQMLNN
- a CDS encoding DUF6048 family protein, translated to MAKQRLLFIFSLILGIQVYSQEAADTVQAPPRFVQPSIYIDYGKLLTIPSAFETKYEGGLELNFYDKFPLIIEIGQATLTPEGAYSNGTYESEGIYYRVGFGYINQFLPKNKIGFSFRYASSTFNENGRIFIESPSGAQETFVQNIRRENLSATWYEMVVYSDRRLTDLFSIGLNLRLKVLADYDEQDPVDVYAIPGYGRSFENTVPAMNFFLKVTF